TATAAACCCATTGGTGTGTCATTGCGAGGAGCCGTAGGCGGCGAAGCAATCTCCATAAATCAAGTATTTGCTTAGAGATTGTCGCGCCCCTTCGGGGCTCGCAATGACAGGGTAAATAGGTTTTTAGAGGTGCCCGAGTTTATAAATCGTCGAAAAATTATCTTTTTCTTTACAATTTTTCATTGACTGATTAAGGCCACTAGTAATGGAAGGCGGGGATCCTAGAAAAAGGAGAGAATCATGACACACTCAGTTATCGTAAGCGCGGCGCGTACACCGGTTGCAAGTTTTCAGGGGTCGCTTGCTACGGTAAGATCCACAGATCTGGGCGGCATAGCGATAAGGGCCGCGGTGGAACGCGCCGGTATCAAGCCGACTCAAGTCGAACTCTGCATCATGGGGTGCGTATTGCCGGCCGCGCTTGGCCAGGCCCCGGCCAGACAGGCGATGTTCTCTGCGGGACTGCCCAAAGAAGTAAGCGCGCTCACTGTTAACAAGGTCTGCTCATCCGGGCTTTTTGCGGTGATGCTTGCTGACCAGCTGATACGCCTGGGTGATAATAATGTAGTGGTGGCTGGCGGCATGGAGTCGATGACGAACTCTCCTTATGCCATGCCCAACGCGCGCGGCGGTTACAGGCTTGGCGACGGCAAGATAGTCGACACGATGGTAAGCGACGGACTCTGGGATATCTATACGAATCAACACATGGGCTCATGCGCAGACCTTTGTGCCAAGACGAACAATGTCTCCCGCAAGGATCAGGATGATTTTGCTATCGATAGTTACAAAAAAGCGATAGCGGCTACCGAGAATGGATACTTTAAGGATGAGATCGTTCCCGTCAAGATACCGCAGAAGAAGGGTGATCCAATAATCGTCAACAGGGACGAAGAGCCGTTCAGGGTGAAATTCGAAAAGATACCGGCGCTTTCCCCTTCATTTAATAAGGACGGAACGGTGACCCCGGCTAACGCTTCATCTATAAATGACGGCGGTGCGGCACTTGTCGTCATGAGCGAGGCCAAGGCAAAGGAACTTGGGTGTAAACCGATGGCAAAGATAATCGCCCACGCCACCTTCTCGCAGGAGCCGGAGTGGTTTACAACGGCTCCGGTCGGTGCGATCAAACGCGCACTTGAAAAGGCAAAACTTACAGTGAACGATATAGACCTCTTTGAAATAAACGAGGCATTCTCTGTTGTCACGCTGATGGCCATAAAAGAGTTCAAGATAGACCCGAAAAAGGTCAACATTAACGGCGGAGCGGTAGCACTGGGTCATCCCGTCGGCGCAAGCGGCGCAAGGATACTCACTACGCTTTTATATTCGCTTAAGCGCACGGGCAAGAAGAGGGGCCTGGCAACGCTTTGCAACGGCGGCGGTGAGGCAACGGCCATGATCGTGGAGGCCATATGACAATAAGCACGATAGGTGTCGTTGGTGCGGGGCAGATGGGCGCAGGCATCGCGCAGGTATTTGCCTTTGCCGGATATAACGTCATTATGCAGGATATTAAGCCCGAATTCCTCGAGCGCGGCATGAATGGGATCAAGGGTTCTCTTTCCAAGATGCTTGAGAAGGGAAAGATAACCAAGGATGCCCACGACAAGACGCATGCCAACATCAAAACAACGCTCACTTTAAATGACCTTGCTGCCTGCGATCTCGTGGTCGAAGCTGCTCCGGAAAACATCAATCTCAAGAAAGAGATATTCTCCTCCCTCGACAACATAACCAAGAAGGATGCGATACTTGCCACGAACACATCTTCCATCTCCGTTGCCAAGATAGGTGAGTCCACAAAGAGGCCCGATAAGATAATCGGCATGCACTTTATGAACCCGGTCCCCATAATGCAATGTGTGGAGGTGATAAGGTCGCCAAAGACAAGCGACGCCACCCATGCCGTAGTATCGGAGCTCGTTACAAGGCTCAACAAGACGATGGTGACCTCAAAAGACACGCCCGGTTTCATCATTAACAGGATATTGATGCCTATGATAAACGAGGCGGCGCACGCCCTGAAGGACGGCATCGCCACGAGAGAGGATATTGATACAGGCATGAAGCTTTCCTGCAACTTCCCCATGGGCCCACTGGCGCTCGCGGACCTGATAGGTCTTGATACTGTGCACTCGATACTCTCCGTATTATATGATGGCTTCAAGGACGAAAAGTACAGACCCTGCACCGTCATTAAAGAGCATGTCGATAAGGGGGAGCTGGGAAGAAAGACAAAGAGGGGATTTTATTCTTATTAGATGTCATCCCCGCGAAATCGGGGATCCAGATTGTATAAATGAGGTCCCCGCTTACGCGAGGACGACAACGGAAGCGGGGAGCCTATGCAATATCAGAATATCTTAACTGAAGTTAGCGACAGGGTCGGCATCATAACGGTCAACCGGCCCAAGGCGCTTAACGCACTCAATCCCGAGACTATTAAAGAGCTTGAGCAGGCTGTTAAGAACCTTGACTCTGACAAGAATATTCGCGTCATCATTATAACAGGTTCCGGAGAGAAGGCGTTCGTCGCCGGGGCCGACATTACCGAGTTCCCGAAGATGGGAAAGGGAGCCGCGGAGCGGTTCGCACATGCAGGTCATGACCTGATGAAAATGATAGAGGGTGCGGGCAAGCCCGTCATTGCCGCGGTCAACGGCTTCGCGCTTGGCGGCGGGACCGAACTGGCGCTGGCGTGCGACTTTATCTATGCATCCGAGAACGCAGTATTCGGACTCCCGGAAGTCGCTCTCGGTCTTTTCCCCGGTTTTGGCGGAACACAGCGTCTCAATAAATATGTCAGCCTTGGAATGACCCGTGAGCTGATATTTACCGGAAGGAAGATAAAGGCGCAAGAAGCGCGAGAGATAGGGCTTGTGAACAGGGTCGTTCCGCTGAACGATCTTATGAACGAAGTGTTGAAGTGCGCGGGTGAGATGATAGCCAACAGTCCGAACGCCATCTCTCTTGTGAAGGATGTTATAAACAGGGGCGCAACAGGGCCTTTGATCGAGGGCCTCACGATAGAGCGTACAAGATTCCAGGAATGTTTTGATACCCCCGACATCAAAGAGGGCGTAGCCGCGTTTCTTGAGAGGCGAAAGCCTAATTTTATCTAGAAAAAAATGGAGGAAATATGGAAATGACGTTAAGCGAAGAACAAAAGATGTTACAGCAGATGGCCCACGATTTTGCTCAGAAAGAACTTGCTCCAAAGTCAGCTGAGCTTGATGAGAGCGAAAAGTTCCCGGCAGATGCCGTTAAAAAGATGGCGGAACTGGGGCTCATGGGTATCACGATACCCGTCGAGTGGGGCGGGGCGGGGATGGATAATCTGGCCTACGTGCTGGCGCTTGAAGAGATATCCGCCGCATGCGCCTCTACCGCCGTCACCATGTCGGTCAACGACTCGCTTTATTGCGCGCCGATAGTCAATTTCGGAACAGATGCGCAAAAAGAGAAATATGTGAAGCCCTTCGCATCCGGCCAGAAACTCGGTGCCTACGCCCTTTCGGAGCCGGGCACGGGGAGCGATGCCGCGAACCAGCGGACCGTTGCGGTAAAAAAGGGGAACAAATATATACTTAACGGCACAAAGAACTTCATCACCAACGGCCCCGACGCCGACGCGATGATGGTATTTGCCATGACCGATAAGGAGAAACGCCACAAAGGGATAAGCGCCTTCATAGTTGAAAAGGGTTTTTCCGGATATTCGGTAGGTAAAAAAGAACACAAATTAGGTATCAGGGCGTCATCTACATCTTCCATAGTCCTTGATAATTGTGAGGTTCCGGAAGAGAACATCATCGGAAAAGAGGGAGGGGGTTTTTCGATAGCCATGTGGACGCTGGACGGCGGCCGGCTCGGTATCGCAACGCAGGCGTTAGGCATTTCCCGTGCCGCGTTCGAAGTGGCGGTGAGGTATTCAACAGAGCGCGAGGCGTTTGATAAACCGATCTGTGAATTTGAAGGCATTCAGTGGAAGATAGCCGACATGGCGATGAGAATAGATGCGTCACGCCTGCTTGTTCACCGTGCCGCATGGATGAAAGATAAAGGGATGAAATATTCCAAAGAGGCGGCGATGGCGAAGCTCTTCTCCTCGGAAACAGCGAACTTTGTCGCCAAAGAGGCGGTGCAGATCCTTGGCGGCTACGGTTATTGCAAAGAGTATCCTGTGGAACGTTATTTCCGTGATGCAAAGATCACCGAGATATATGAAGGGACGAGCGAGGTTCAAAGGATAGTCATTGCAAAGAATGTTCTCAAAGAACTAGCAAGTTAGCGAGCGAGGATCTGGCTTTGCCAGTCCGAGATCGAGGGGTTTGGGGGGAAACAACGAGTCTGCGAGTTGGTCGTTCCCCCCATCTGAATAGGAGGTAAAAAATGAGCAAGGGTGCAAAAGATGTTTATGTAGTATCGGCGGGCGTTTCAAAGTTTGCAAAGGCCAGGCCCGACAAGACCTTTCAGGCGATAGTCAAGGAGGCGGTCGATTACACTGTAAAAGACGCCGGACTCGATTATCCCAAGTTCTTGGAGCTGGTCGACGGGAGTGTTGCCTCGTATTTTTCCGACCACTTCACAAGGCAGCTGATGGCAGGCGCCATGACGCAGGATTATTTAGGCCTCTGTCCCAAGCCGAGCCACAGGGTTGAAGGCGGCGGAGCCACAGGGGGCATCTGTTTTCAGGAGGCTTACAAGAACATCGCCTGCGGTGATATGGACATCTGCCTTGCCTACGGGTTTGAGACGATGAGCCACGTCGAGACATGGAAGGGGAACGAGTTCATTGCCCTGGCCAGCGATATTAATTTTGACTATCCGGTCGGGGGCTTTTATTCCGGCTATTATGCAATGATGGTGGTCAGACACATGATGGAGTTCGGGACAAGCGCGGAACAAATGGCGCATGTCTCGGTAAAGAACCATGCAAACGCTTACCACAATCAATACGCACAAAAGAAACAGAGATTGACCGTTAAAGATGTGAGGAGCGCACCCATGGTCGCATGGCCATTAACGCGTCTTGATATCTGCGTTATGAGCGACGGCGCCGCCGCATGCATCATGGTCTCAGAAGACGGCCTCAATAAACTGGAAAAGGCGACCGGCAAGAAATATCCTGGAGTTAAGGTGAGATCGATTGGCAGGGGAACGGATGCGATGCGTATGTCGGACAGGCCGCATCAGTCGTTCGAAGATTTCTATAAGTACAATTCGCTCGCCAACGAACAGAACGAAGAATCCAAGAAATATTATAAGGACCTCTGGGCCAAGCATTTCAGATACCCGGGCATTCATTCGTTTCGTGCCGGCCGCATGGCATCAAAGCTTGCCTATGAAAATGGCGGCATAACAGACCCCTTGAAAGAGATCAACTTTGTAGAGCTGCACGATGCCTATACATCTTCTGAGATACAGACCTACGAAGATATGGGACTTTGCAAATACGGCGAAGGCGGTTCATTCGCGGCATCGGGTAAGACATTTGTGCCTGGTGTAGAATATGGTCTGAACCTGGAATGC
The sequence above is a segment of the Deltaproteobacteria bacterium CG11_big_fil_rev_8_21_14_0_20_49_13 genome. Coding sequences within it:
- a CDS encoding acyl-CoA dehydrogenase, encoding MEMTLSEEQKMLQQMAHDFAQKELAPKSAELDESEKFPADAVKKMAELGLMGITIPVEWGGAGMDNLAYVLALEEISAACASTAVTMSVNDSLYCAPIVNFGTDAQKEKYVKPFASGQKLGAYALSEPGTGSDAANQRTVAVKKGNKYILNGTKNFITNGPDADAMMVFAMTDKEKRHKGISAFIVEKGFSGYSVGKKEHKLGIRASSTSSIVLDNCEVPEENIIGKEGGGFSIAMWTLDGGRLGIATQALGISRAAFEVAVRYSTEREAFDKPICEFEGIQWKIADMAMRIDASRLLVHRAAWMKDKGMKYSKEAAMAKLFSSETANFVAKEAVQILGGYGYCKEYPVERYFRDAKITEIYEGTSEVQRIVIAKNVLKELAS
- a CDS encoding acetyl-CoA acetyltransferase (Catalyzes the synthesis of acetoacetyl coenzyme A from two molecules of acetyl coenzyme A. It can also act as a thiolase, catalyzing the reverse reaction and generating two-carbon units from the four-carbon product of fatty acid oxidation); this translates as MSKGAKDVYVVSAGVSKFAKARPDKTFQAIVKEAVDYTVKDAGLDYPKFLELVDGSVASYFSDHFTRQLMAGAMTQDYLGLCPKPSHRVEGGGATGGICFQEAYKNIACGDMDICLAYGFETMSHVETWKGNEFIALASDINFDYPVGGFYSGYYAMMVVRHMMEFGTSAEQMAHVSVKNHANAYHNQYAQKKQRLTVKDVRSAPMVAWPLTRLDICVMSDGAAACIMVSEDGLNKLEKATGKKYPGVKVRSIGRGTDAMRMSDRPHQSFEDFYKYNSLANEQNEESKKYYKDLWAKHFRYPGIHSFRAGRMASKLAYENGGITDPLKEINFVELHDAYTSSEIQTYEDMGLCKYGEGGSFAASGKTFVPGVEYGLNLECASVCPVNPSGGLIACGHPVGATGLMQAAFALWQLQGSIGKHFGDSKLQLKDPKIGAIHSHAGTGTYVTVSLLERA
- a CDS encoding 3-hydroxybutyryl-CoA dehydrogenase (converts (S)-3-hydroxybutanoyl-CoA to 3-acetoacetyl-CoA); translation: MTISTIGVVGAGQMGAGIAQVFAFAGYNVIMQDIKPEFLERGMNGIKGSLSKMLEKGKITKDAHDKTHANIKTTLTLNDLAACDLVVEAAPENINLKKEIFSSLDNITKKDAILATNTSSISVAKIGESTKRPDKIIGMHFMNPVPIMQCVEVIRSPKTSDATHAVVSELVTRLNKTMVTSKDTPGFIINRILMPMINEAAHALKDGIATREDIDTGMKLSCNFPMGPLALADLIGLDTVHSILSVLYDGFKDEKYRPCTVIKEHVDKGELGRKTKRGFYSY
- a CDS encoding acetyl-CoA C-acyltransferase (Catalyzes the synthesis of acetoacetyl coenzyme A from two molecules of acetyl coenzyme A. It can also act as a thiolase, catalyzing the reverse reaction and generating two-carbon units from the four-carbon product of fatty acid oxidation) translates to MTHSVIVSAARTPVASFQGSLATVRSTDLGGIAIRAAVERAGIKPTQVELCIMGCVLPAALGQAPARQAMFSAGLPKEVSALTVNKVCSSGLFAVMLADQLIRLGDNNVVVAGGMESMTNSPYAMPNARGGYRLGDGKIVDTMVSDGLWDIYTNQHMGSCADLCAKTNNVSRKDQDDFAIDSYKKAIAATENGYFKDEIVPVKIPQKKGDPIIVNRDEEPFRVKFEKIPALSPSFNKDGTVTPANASSINDGGAALVVMSEAKAKELGCKPMAKIIAHATFSQEPEWFTTAPVGAIKRALEKAKLTVNDIDLFEINEAFSVVTLMAIKEFKIDPKKVNINGGAVALGHPVGASGARILTTLLYSLKRTGKKRGLATLCNGGGEATAMIVEAI